The proteins below are encoded in one region of Acanthochromis polyacanthus isolate Apoly-LR-REF ecotype Palm Island chromosome 4, KAUST_Apoly_ChrSc, whole genome shotgun sequence:
- the LOC110951584 gene encoding uncharacterized protein C2orf72 homolog, which yields MAASEDTLPEEEREFQKIVSLIGGKERIYLVSDACTSKEVDGDDAELLQEFVRDMFPNGSPATFNGQLQPCAPSSPGDPAGESVCCQAERDKSNEIPPTAKPEDLELGKEQEKERRHGDVQKTVSSRANIYSLKRAIDSPVIIFIFREAFVRQSPNEVCLREILRDVKARTKRGRIARPALIGLIRTAQESAETRQCAQRLECLIRSVFPKHSPETIWVGCFIPGTEDKMLSIKKNACKVINSSLTADHTRDRANPLLWPFQCWFWHQRGDDRGQANSSASSRQRGDTGSVEEGIPLKTSALSAESHVNADPAGGDS from the exons ATGGCAGCCTCTGAGGACACACTGCCCGAAGAGGAGAGGGAGTTCCAAAAGATCGTGTCTCTGATCGGAGGCAAGGAGAGGATTTATTTGGTCAGTGACGCCTGTACAAGCAAAGAGGTGGACGGAGACGAcgctgagctgctgcaggagtTCGTACGTGACATGTTCCCCAACGGCAGCCCTGCGACCTTTAACGGCCAGCTCCAGCCCTGTGCGCCCAGCAGCCCCGGCGATCCGGCAGGTGAAAGCGTTTGCTGCCAGGCAGAGAGGGATAAAAGCAACGAAATCCCTCCGACAGCGAAGCCCGAGGATCTGGAATTAGGAAAGGAGCAAGAGAAGGAGAGGCGCCATGGAGACGTTCAAAAAACAGTCTCGAGCAGAGCGAATATTTACAGCCTGAAGCGAGCGATAGACTCCCCTgtcatcatcttcatcttcagaGAAGCATTTGTCAGACAAAGTCCTAATGAAGTGTGTTTAAGGGAGATCCTGAGGGACGTAAAGGCGCGCACCAAACGTGGCCGAATCGCCCGGCCGGCTCTGATTGGATTAATACGCACCGCACAGGAAAGCGCCGAGACGCGTCAGTGCGCGCAGCGACTGGAGTGTTTGATCCGCTCAGTGTTCCCTAAACATTCACCGGAGACAATATGGGTCGGCTGTTTCATCCCCGGGACGGAGGACAAAATGCTCAGCATCAAGAAAAACGCCTGCAAAGTTATAAACTCCTCTCTAACAGCAG ATCATACCAGGGATAGAGCGAACCCGCTTCTCTGGCCATTCCAATGTTGGTTCTGGCATCAGAGAGGAGACGACCGAGGACAGGCCAACAGCTCTGCAAGCAGCAGGCAAAGAG gtgaCACTGGAAGCGTAGAGGAAGGCATCCCTCTGAAAACCAGTGCCTTGTCTGCTGAATCTCATGTGAATGCAGACCcagctggaggagacagctGA